From Flaviflexus ciconiae:
CTCAAGATGTCGAAGTACGGGGTTGGCATGGCGGCGACAGTGCCCGGCCTGCCACCCGAGAAATGGAGCAGAACACTACGACTACTGATTGGAAGTAAGAACTCATGAACAACCTGGGGAAAACCATGACCGCAGCATCGCTCGCCGTCCTCCTAGCCGCCTGCTCATCCTCTACCGCAGAAGAAGGTGGAAGTGCGGGTGCGGAAGCCACCTCGTCGGCGGGAACAACCACAAGCGGATCGACGATCTCAGCCGACCTTCCCGCTAGCATTGATGACGCCATGTCCTCCCTCAAGGAAGCGCACTCCGTCGACGAGGTCGATGCTGATTCCGCAACGACACTCCCCCTCGACGGCACCAGCGGGAAGGAAGACGTTGATGGCGTAGAAGTTGGCGACGGCACGGTCACCATCGCGGCCGGTGGTACGTACCGGCTGACCGGTGAGTACAGCGGAACCGTCACGGTTGCCGTGACGGATACCGAGAAGATCACGATCATTCTTGATGGAGTCGATATTTCTGCAACAGACGGATCTGCGCTCGCGGTTACGTCCGGTGACGAAGTCACGATCGGCCTTGCCGACGGTAGCGAGAACACGCTCACCGACTCGGAGACCTACTCCGATACGAGCGACAATGCTCCAAACGCTACCCTGTTTAGTGCCTCCGATCTGTCGATCACCGGAGAAGGGACGCTCACGGTCATAGGCCAGCACAACGACGGGATCTCCTCCAAGGACGGCCTCGTTATCGAGTCCGGAACCATCGAAGTAGAGGCAGTTGATGATGGCATTCGCGGCAAGGACTATCTCGTCGTCCAGGGAGGTTCCATGAACGTTACCTCCGGTGGGCACGCCCTTAAGGCCGACAATACTGATGACGCGACCGTTGGCTACATTGCGCTCCTCGGCGGAACGCTCAACATCCAGTCCGACGAAGACGGTGCCAATGCGCAAACAATCCTCGTCGGTCCCTCCACCGTCAACATCAGCGCAACCGATGACGGTATACACGCCGATGGTGTCCTGGCAATCGACACGGGTGAGCTCACCATTGCGCAAAGCTACGAGGGTCTCGAAGGAACGATCGTTGCCGTTTACGGTGGCACGGTCGATGTGACATCCACCGATGATGGCATCAACGGCTCCACGGGTGACAGCACGGATTCCATGAACCCCATGGCGGTATCCGAAGGCGTCGAGGTTTACATCAGTGGCGGCGAGATCCACCTTGATGCTGGTGGCGACGGCGTCGACTCCAACGGCGTCGCGGACATGACAGGCGGAACCCTGATCGTGGAGGGTCCGACCAACTCCGGCAATGGAGCAATTGACGTGGCCTCCACCTTCAGGATCAGCGGAGGAACCCTCTTCGCAGGCGGAGCTGCCGGCATGGCGGCAACGCCAAGTGCTGACTCAGCTCAGGGCTCGGTGAGTGCAACGGTTAACGCAACCCGGGGCCAGGCCGTTGCAGTAACTTCGACAGACGGCGAGGAACTCTTTTCCTTCACCGTCCAAAAGGCCACCGAGAACGCAGTCCTCTCCGTGGACGGAATGGAAATGGGACAGTCCTACATCGTTACCGTCGACGGCACCCAGGTCGGAACCGTCACTGCCGGTGAAGGCGGCATGAACGGTATGGGAGGCGGCCAGATGCCGGGAGGTGGTGGTCAGATGCCGGGCGGTGGCGGAGGCCAGATGCCTGGCGGTGGTCAAATGCCAAGCGGACCGGGTGAGATGCAGGACCGCCCGTTCCCGCAGTCCCCAACCGATGAACAGGAAGAAGACCAGTCATCCAGTTCGGCACAGTCAGAAGAGACTGACGCTTCAACAATCTGAAAGTAAACCATCGCAACCAGCCCGTTGGAATAGGGATTGAATACATCCGTCCTTTGACTAGATTGGGTGCGATAGATCTCCGGTCAGGCCTCCAGCCCCACAAGGCAATGCACAAATGACCGGGGCCTTTCATTCTCGCGGGGTCCCTCGGCGCTCAGTCTGCGCCATTAGGATGAGCAAACAGAGATCACGCATCTATGGCGCTCGAATCCCCAGTTGTACTTCACGGGGAACGAGAGCGAGAGAGGAAGGCTGACCATGGCACAGATAGAGATTGTCCGCGCAGACATCACCACGCTCGACGTCGATGCTGTCGTCAACGCGGCAAACAACCGCATGAGAGGTGGGGGAGGCGTTGACGGCGCCATTCACCGTGCTGGTGGCCCCGAGATTCTTGAGGACTGTATTAAGCGCTTCCCGGACGGACTTGCGACCGGGGATGCTGGATGGACAACGGGCGGAAAGATGCCCTCAACCTGGGTCATCCATGCGGTTGGGCCGAACTATTCCGCAGGTCAAACGGACCGTAGCCTCCTCGCGTCCTGCTATCGACGCTCCCTCGAGGTTGCTGATGAGCTTGGGGTGAAGAGCATTGCCTTTCCCATCATCAGTGCAGGAGTTTATGGATGGCCGGTGGAGGACGCGGCGGCGGCTGCATTGGAAACAACCTCGGCGCAAGAAACGGATGTGGAGAAGATAGTCTTCGCGGCGTTCAGTGACGACATGGTCAATGTTCTGCGGAGTGAAGCCGAGAAGCTTGGTCTCACAGTCGAATAGTCTCGACTCTTTCATCGGCTGGGCTGATTTACGAGTTTGCGTAGGTCGGTCAGATGAATGCTGAGACTCTGCCCGGGTCGGAACCTGACTCCTGTCTGGTAGGAATCTGTTGTGTGATGCTGGGGGAGAGGATCCGTGGAATTATGGTGCCATGAGCCATATTCCATACCAGCCCTCACCCAATCGATACGACGAGATCCCGTTCCGTCACTGCGGAGACACCGGTCTTCAGCTCCCCGCCATTGCCCTGGGACTGTGGCACAACTTCGGTGATGATCGCCCGTTCCAGACCCAGCGGGACATTGCCCGTAAAGCCTTCGATCTTGGGGTGTTCCACTTCGACCTTGCCAACAATTACGGTCCGCCCGCAGGAAGTGCCGAGGAGAACTTCAGCAGGATCCTCACGAAGGACCTGGCGCCCTTCCGTCACGAGCTCATCCTCTCCACCAAGGCAGGATGGAACATGTGGGACGGTCCGTACGGCTTTGGTGGCTCCCGAAAATACTTGCTGACCTCGCTCGATGAGTCCCTGCAAAGGCTCGGAACCGATCACGTCGATATCTTCTACCACCACCGCCCCGACCCGGATACTCCCGTTGAGGAGTCGATGCTGGCACTCCACCAGGCAGTGACCTCCGGCAAGGCGCTCTATGCTGGTATCTCGTCATACTCGGCAGAGGCCACGAAGGAAGCAGCCGCGATCATGAGGGATCTCGGCACTCCTCTCGCGATCCACCAGCCCTCCTACTCGATGCTCAACCGCTGGATTGAAGAAGGGAAGCCCTCGCTCCTGGAAGCGGCCGCCGAAGAGGGCATGGGAGTTATTGGTTTCTCGGCCATGGCCCAGGGCATCCTTACCGACAAGTACCTGAACGGCGTACCCGAAGGTTCCCGCCTCGCGTCGGGCAAGGTCAACGAAGACTTCTTCACCGAGGAAACCCTCGACCACGTGCGCGCCCTCAACGACATTGCTGAGGGCCGCGGGCAGACTCTGGCTCAGATGGCGGTGGCGTGGGTTCTTCGCGACCAGGGCAAGGTCTCACTCACCACCGCACTCATCGGTGCCTCCTCGGTCGAGCAGCTGGAAGACACCGTGAAATCCGTGAAGAATCTCGACTTCACAGACGAGGAACTGTCGGCAATCGACGAGCATGCGGTCAACTCCGGTATCAACCAGTGGTGGGGAGCTACCGCTTCCCGCTAAGTAAGCGCGTCTCGGCTCTTGCCAAGCTCATTCATTCATCCGTGGCTTCAGGAGACATCCCGTAGCCACGGGTGAAGTATATGAACCGCAGAGGTGGCGCTTCGATAGACGACTCGTGCTGGTTTTGGGGCGACCTTCGACATGTTTTCAGCGTTACGTCGGTATTGGAGTTGGTGCGTCAGTTTTCTGACTTGAGCACCCGGTAGTGCCCACACATGAACCCCCGGTTCTGAGCGACCTCGAGAAGTTCCACGTCGAGTGCTCGCGGCAACAGGGGCTGACCGGAGCCGAGGGTGGCCGGTGCGAACTGCACCCATACCTCGTCGAGGAGGTTCTCGTCGGCAAACTGCCCGGCAAGATCGCCACCACCCACGACCCATGCGTCCTTGCCGTTCGCTGCAGTGACAATTTCGTCGAAAAGGTCGCGCACATTGCCTTCGCGGAAAAGAATATTGGAACCGGTGGGAACAGGGAGTTCTCGGCTCGTGAGAACGAAGGCCGGTTGTTTGTACGGCCATGCCTCACTCTCGGCGAGAAGCCATTCGTATGTTGAGGACCCCATGACGAGAACCCCGATATCTTTCATGAACTCGGTGTAGTTCATGGGGCCCTCTTCGTCGAAATCCTGCTTGAGCAGCCAGCCCAGAGAATGATCGGCGGTTGCGATGAAACCGTCGAGGCTGGATGAAGTGTAGTAATGGACCGTCATTACCCGACCCTACTCCTGATGCAAGAGCGTTCTATAGGCTTGGGCTAAACTTTCTTCACTCCCAGCTATGTACAAGAAGAGCAAGGTGGCCCCCATGACATCCAGGCTTGTTGACGGACCGCGAGGCCGCCGCTTCCTCTATGAGCTCCTTGCTCGCGCTGAACAACGGGAAAACGGCGAGTACAACGAGAATTCGCTCGTCTCTGCCATGTGGGACCTGAGTATTCGGCTTACAAGAGATGATGGCTCTCACGCGGTAGCAACCTTTGAATGGACTGGGGAGGAGGCAGGTGCATCGAAGAGAAAAGGCAACACTGGCAGGCTCATTGGGAGGATCCGGAAGAAGTGGATGGCACGCTCGAGAGGCCCCTGGCACAGGTCCGGCTCTTTCCGCCTCGGACTTAAACCAGGATGGGCTGCCCATGCTCCTGCCGCCGGGTATACTTCCGGTCAGAGCTTCAACCCGGTACCTCACTGGAAGGAAGGTGTTCCTCCGGTACGTGACCTCGTGACCTCAGCGAAAGTTGCCGTGCTCATTCGAGAAGCCTCGAAACGTCTTGGCGAAGAAAAAATCCCGATGAGCGATCTCGTCCAGGCGCTCGCGGAGTCCGTTATCTCGGCACGGTACTGGCAAGAACCCGACATGATCGACATCATCCTTTCCGATCCTGTTGTGGCTGATGCGCTCCGTGATTCAGAAGAAATGCTTGAATTGCTGGGTCTCGATTTCGAGATGCTGGCAGGTGGGGGAGTAGAACTTGCCGCGACATGGCTGATTGACGAAATCGATAGCCAATGCGTTGTGAAGCCATCCGAACAGGTTCTTGACGCATGGCTGAAATCAACGGTGGCAAGGACCGAGAGCGCAACAAGGGAACGACCGGATGATTCGACTGCGAACTGGAGCGGTCACTGGTGGTCGACACCGCCCCGGGGCCTGTTGGTAAGTAACGGGGAAACGGTGGATGGGGATCCTGCGGCTTTCTCTTGCACCGAGGACGGTCCCATCTCTACTCGTGCCGAGATAAGGGAACTGACTGTGCCCGAGAAGCGGGTACTTGTTATCGAGAATGCTGAGGACTGGGCAGAACTGAGCAAGAGGTTCCCGCTCGATATCACGGCAGAGGTGCGTCACGACTGGTTTCGCGTTACCGGTCTCGATGTGACGTGGATTATCCCGAACTGGCGTGATGTTGCCCGCGAGTGGGATGGCGTGAAGCTCTCCGTCCGCGGTTACCTCACCTCAGCGACACGGGCAATAGACGTTGGGGACAACGCAAGCATGATCGCTGGCTGGGGTCCCGGGGAAACCTTCTGGTTGAACGGCGAAGGAATCTTCGTTGGGGAGTCAGAAATCTGGGAGCAATCAAACGTCGGTGATCTCCTCTGGGAGCGGGTCTCTAATCGACATGGTGAGAACCTGGAAGATGATGAAACTGCGCTGGGTGGTAACGAGGGTCCTGAGGATCAGCTATTTAACTGAGATTTGATTCCGTTAATGGCTTCTCCGGGTGCGTCATCGGTGACGGTGATGCTGGTGGCTCCCAGCCACCCCGCCATGCGCTCCAGCTCACTGCCGAGTGCCCGGTCGGTGCTGTCGAGTTCGTAGCCGGGCTCGTACCAAGCCCCGGTGACTTGGAGAGTCTGTGTTTTGCGGTTGAGTGCCAGGTCGACGCGTGCGGGGATTGTCGCGTCTTGGAGGAGCGGCAGGGAGTAGTAGCCGCGGGTTCTTTGATTGACGGGAGTGTAGATCCCGATCCGATAGTGCAGTCCGAACAGTGCGAGTGCCCTATCGCGTTCAAAAATTAGAGGATCAAAAGGTGATAGGAAGGTCGTGCCTTCCACGGAACGTGGAATAACGGTCGATGTTGGAATGATTGCGTCTTTCATTCCTGGCACCTCCACCCACTCCGCCTTGCCGGCTTTCACTAGGTCGTCGAGGACGGGCCGAACGTCGAGCTGTCGGAGCCGGAAGAAGTCCGCAATCGTGGCGGGATTACCGATCCCGACCTTGTCGAGAGAGATTTTGGTGAGTTCCCTGATTGCCTCCTCCCGCGGAGCGGGAGGCAGGTCTGCTACAGACGGGTGAAGGATCTTTTCTGTGAGGCCGTAGAGTCGGTGGAAGTGGTGGGTGCGACCAGCACTTGCTAGGACGTCTTCGTCGTAGAGGTTCTCTAGAACAACCTTCACTGAGCTACGCGACCACAGGCCCTTCATTCTGCCCTCAACAAGCTCCGTTTCAGCCGGTGTGAGCACCTGACCTTGGAGCCAGGTCGAGACCTGCTGGGAAGTGGCGGGGACTTGGCGATCCTTTCAACAACCCGTTCTTTCAGGGGAGCCGCTCCCGGATGTTCATCGAGTGCATAACCCGACCCCCATCGCCTCCCAAACCCGGCAAGTAGGCGATGCGTTCTAGGTGGGACGAAACTGGCTTCGTGGCCCCACTGTTCGTGGATAAGACGAGGCGGCTTCGTGCCAGCTTCGTCAAGCAGTGACGTGTCGTAGGGACCGAAACGGGAATAGAGGGGCAGGTAGTGGGCGCGGGTCAGGATATTGACCGTGTCGATCTGGAGCACTCCCATGCGGTCCACCATGTTCGCAACATCGGCACGGGCCTTCGCGGGCTTTGTTCGGTCGAGATGCTGGGCGCGGATAGCTATCCGGCGGGCCTGGGCAATACTCAGTTTCCTCACGGCTACTCCTTTGCTGGCCCTGTCACGCCTGTGCTGACCCTGTCGTGCTCGCGTTATCCGAATTGTGTGGCGGGGGCTCGTCTCGATCAGTCGGTCTGAGGCTCTTAGGTGAAATCTACAGGCTGAGCCACATGCTCGAAACTCCGTGTGAATACCTGTGAGGGGCAGGAGTCCAGGCTATTCGTCTGGGCGGTTCTCGGCGTCCTCAATCTCGATGATCTCTTCAGCGAGGCTCTTGCCCTTCTTTTCTTTTTCGGCCTTCTTTTTCTTGGCCTTGTTCTTCAGGGTGTTTGTGAAGTTGTAGGAAATGGGCTTAGCGGCCCTCGGGAAGTGCCAGAGCTTCGTGCGTTCTTGACGCTTGTATTCCTTCTCCTGGTAGTCAAAGACCGGCAGGGAAAGCTTGAAGTAGATGGCGAGGATACGAAGGATGAAGACGGTCAGCAGCGAACTGATGATTGTGATGTCCTCGTGGACACCGAGTTCTCGAAGGCCCAGATACACGAATACACCAGGGGGAACAACGGAAGCGTAGAGCTCCTTGTGGAAAACAAGGGGGATGCGGTTACACAGAATGTCGCGCAAAATTCCGCCCATGATTCCCGTAATGAGAGCGGCAACGAGGGCAACAACAAGTCCGTGGCCCATCTCTAACGCCACTCGTACGCCGAACACGGTGAAGACGGACAGGCCGACCGAGTCGAGCACGAGGAACAGCACCCGGAAGTACTTCATGAGTGACGATGTGAAGACCGTGATGATCGCGGCCGCCGCAACGATAACCAGGTAGTGCGGGTTCTCCACCCAGACGAGCGGATAGTGGCCAAGCAACATGTCTCGGACCGAGCCGCCACCGAGAGCCGTCACGCACGCCACCATGGTGACGCCGAACAGGTCCATTTTCTGTCGACCGGCAGCCAGGGCACCTGTCATCGCCTCGGCCGTGATGCCGATGATGAAGAGGACAGTTAAGAGCACGCCTAACTCCTTGTCGAAAGATCATGGACGAGCCGGAAAATGGCCCACCTAAGTTTAAGAAAGAAAGGTGTCCCATCCTAGAGACGAATGGCACGCGCAGTCTTGGCGCGATTTGGAGGCTTCTTCCAACGCTGTCTTTTCCTAATCGAGGTCAAGACACACCTGACGCGGAATCCCGGAACCGCCAGTTTTTCGGACAAATAATATAATGAGCTGTGAGGGAATAATCCCCGGTTATTGGCCAGTCCCGAATGATTCCACGGAAAACAGAGTGAATCGTGTGAGTACAATCATCTGCGTTTCACACTACAACTGCGAGTGAAGCACTGCATGGTCAAGCTAACCTAAATTGTGTAACTTTAAATAGTTTCTAATACTAGGAAAAGTGTCTTCTTGCCGAACCCCGGCATCCGGGCACGCGAAGTGAGCATGCAGAAACCCGATTCAAACGACATTAACGTCAAGACACCCCCGGAGGCGGACCCGACCTTCGGCGACCATCTGTCTTTGGGGCAGGGCGGGCGCTACGCGGAGTTTCCCACGGCGGGCTGGGAAGCGCCCACGGCAAAGCGATCCTCATGGGAGAGCACTCCGTGGTCTACGGCGCCCCGGCGGTAGCCTTGCCGCTTCTCGATCTGCAGACCGCGGCCTCGGTTCGCACTTCAGCGTCCGCAACGATCACCTCGGATCTGTACACGGGCCATATTTCGAAGGCGCCCAGGCAGCTCAAGCCGGTGATCACAGCTCTTCGTGCCACCGCCGAGCAGGTTGGTCTCAACATAGAGAGCTGCGAGGTGGTTATTTCCTCAACGATCCCGCTGGAACGCGGACTTGGTTCCTCCGCGGCCGTGTCTGCCGCAATGGTCCGGGCAGTCAGTAATGCGGCCGGCGTGACCCTTTCGGCCGAGGAGACCTTCAACCTCGTTCAGATTGCCGAGAACGTTGCCCACGGAACCTCATCGGGTCTCGATGCTCACGCCGTGCGGTCGCTCACCCCGGTTCGTTTCCAAAAGGGCAACCCCACCGACGTGGAAGTGGCCAAGCCCCTCACGTTCGTCATTGCTGACACCGGCACATCCGGTTCCACTTCGGCCGCCGTCAACGGCGTCCGCATGCTCCGGGAGCAGACACCCCGCTACGTTGACTCGATCATCGAATCCCTTGCCGATCTTGCCGAGTCCTCGATCGAAGCGCTCGGAACCGGCGACGAGAACAAGCTTGGCATGCACATGTATGAAGGCCAGGAACAGCTTGTCCGCCTCGGAGTATCCGCCCCCGCTCTCGATGCTCTGATTGAGGCCGCGCACAAGGGCGATGCTCTCGGCGCGAAACTCACCGGATCGGGGCTAGGCGGATGCGTTCTTGCGCTTGCGAAGGATCAGGATCATGCCTCGGCTCTGATCGAGG
This genomic window contains:
- a CDS encoding dihydrofolate reductase family protein; translated protein: MTVHYYTSSSLDGFIATADHSLGWLLKQDFDEEGPMNYTEFMKDIGVLVMGSSTYEWLLAESEAWPYKQPAFVLTSRELPVPTGSNILFREGNVRDLFDEIVTAANGKDAWVVGGGDLAGQFADENLLDEVWVQFAPATLGSGQPLLPRALDVELLEVAQNRGFMCGHYRVLKSEN
- a CDS encoding aldo/keto reductase; its protein translation is MSHIPYQPSPNRYDEIPFRHCGDTGLQLPAIALGLWHNFGDDRPFQTQRDIARKAFDLGVFHFDLANNYGPPAGSAEENFSRILTKDLAPFRHELILSTKAGWNMWDGPYGFGGSRKYLLTSLDESLQRLGTDHVDIFYHHRPDPDTPVEESMLALHQAVTSGKALYAGISSYSAEATKEAAAIMRDLGTPLAIHQPSYSMLNRWIEEGKPSLLEAAAEEGMGVIGFSAMAQGILTDKYLNGVPEGSRLASGKVNEDFFTEETLDHVRALNDIAEGRGQTLAQMAVAWVLRDQGKVSLTTALIGASSVEQLEDTVKSVKNLDFTDEELSAIDEHAVNSGINQWWGATASR
- a CDS encoding O-acetyl-ADP-ribose deacetylase; protein product: MAQIEIVRADITTLDVDAVVNAANNRMRGGGGVDGAIHRAGGPEILEDCIKRFPDGLATGDAGWTTGGKMPSTWVIHAVGPNYSAGQTDRSLLASCYRRSLEVADELGVKSIAFPIISAGVYGWPVEDAAAAALETTSAQETDVEKIVFAAFSDDMVNVLRSEAEKLGLTVE
- a CDS encoding trimeric intracellular cation channel family protein, yielding MLLTVLFIIGITAEAMTGALAAGRQKMDLFGVTMVACVTALGGGSVRDMLLGHYPLVWVENPHYLVIVAAAAIITVFTSSLMKYFRVLFLVLDSVGLSVFTVFGVRVALEMGHGLVVALVAALITGIMGGILRDILCNRIPLVFHKELYASVVPPGVFVYLGLRELGVHEDITIISSLLTVFILRILAIYFKLSLPVFDYQEKEYKRQERTKLWHFPRAAKPISYNFTNTLKNKAKKKKAEKEKKGKSLAEEIIEIEDAENRPDE
- the mvk gene encoding mevalonate kinase, with product MGSAHGKAILMGEHSVVYGAPAVALPLLDLQTAASVRTSASATITSDLYTGHISKAPRQLKPVITALRATAEQVGLNIESCEVVISSTIPLERGLGSSAAVSAAMVRAVSNAAGVTLSAEETFNLVQIAENVAHGTSSGLDAHAVRSLTPVRFQKGNPTDVEVAKPLTFVIADTGTSGSTSAAVNGVRMLREQTPRYVDSIIESLADLAESSIEALGTGDENKLGMHMYEGQEQLVRLGVSAPALDALIEAAHKGDALGAKLTGSGLGGCVLALAKDQDHASALIEDFTEAGATRGWKTSLVPSDLADEYDQETGLEALFDNQENA
- a CDS encoding carbohydrate-binding domain-containing protein; this translates as MNNLGKTMTAASLAVLLAACSSSTAEEGGSAGAEATSSAGTTTSGSTISADLPASIDDAMSSLKEAHSVDEVDADSATTLPLDGTSGKEDVDGVEVGDGTVTIAAGGTYRLTGEYSGTVTVAVTDTEKITIILDGVDISATDGSALAVTSGDEVTIGLADGSENTLTDSETYSDTSDNAPNATLFSASDLSITGEGTLTVIGQHNDGISSKDGLVIESGTIEVEAVDDGIRGKDYLVVQGGSMNVTSGGHALKADNTDDATVGYIALLGGTLNIQSDEDGANAQTILVGPSTVNISATDDGIHADGVLAIDTGELTIAQSYEGLEGTIVAVYGGTVDVTSTDDGINGSTGDSTDSMNPMAVSEGVEVYISGGEIHLDAGGDGVDSNGVADMTGGTLIVEGPTNSGNGAIDVASTFRISGGTLFAGGAAGMAATPSADSAQGSVSATVNATRGQAVAVTSTDGEELFSFTVQKATENAVLSVDGMEMGQSYIVTVDGTQVGTVTAGEGGMNGMGGGQMPGGGGQMPGGGGGQMPGGGQMPSGPGEMQDRPFPQSPTDEQEEDQSSSSAQSEETDASTI